From Triticum aestivum cultivar Chinese Spring chromosome 4A, IWGSC CS RefSeq v2.1, whole genome shotgun sequence, a single genomic window includes:
- the LOC123082899 gene encoding DNA-directed RNA polymerases II, IV and V subunit 8B: protein MAEHLFEDIFNVTRIDPDGKKSTEVIRSGIIRIEAKSEQLEMYMQLDVATDVYPMHVGDKFTMVLAPTLNLDGTPDTGFYTQAGRKTLADKYDYVMHGKLYKISEDISSEKEATKVYDFSEL from the exons ATGGCCGAGCATCTCTTTGAGGACATCTTCAACGTGACCAGGATCGATCCTGATGGGAAGAAGTCGACAGAGGTAATTCGCTCTGGCA TTATTCGCATTGAGGCTAAAAGCGAGCAGTTGGAAATGTACATGCAATTAGATGTCGCTACTGATGTCTACCCAATGCATGTTGGTGACAAGTTCACCATGGTTTTAGCTCCTACACTGAATCTGGATGGGACTCCAGACACTGGCTTCTATACACAG GCTGGTAGGAAAACACTTGCTGACAAGTATGACTATGTTATGCATGGAAAGCTTTACAAGATTTCAGAGGACATTTCCAGTGAAAAAGAAGCTACTAAAGTGTATGACTTCTCTGAACTCTAG